A part of Aegilops tauschii subsp. strangulata cultivar AL8/78 chromosome 2, Aet v6.0, whole genome shotgun sequence genomic DNA contains:
- the LOC109769329 gene encoding uncharacterized protein, producing the protein MGAADNNAAPRQGQQPDGARGRAPAPEQREVKVVVMDEPPPAVSRLQAQRPVAPLQVTTQAPPPPMSVASGGEDPPPPAAAYPPLMQQTPPQPLASLNSRVYTNQITLCLFLLQLAAAGLAVGFFVYRAVKDIVQDPRSRNARREQSLLRQWLPPVEGAVALSIVLAFAWQKAVRAWPRAMVTVILWSAFGVTLAVGSLLMCFSMPATVGLGVALVVFSIGTGLYACWVTRRVGFTARVFEKAVQPVDKFRGLNGPAYLMVAAGFVWISVWCVAVIGAVNFRFPGLTILALVVSLAWTAEVMRNVANLTASRVIALYYLRGMQSSVQFSFQRALSYNLGSACLGSLFVPTIEALRILARGLNLLEGEDEFMFSCAHCCLNVMNAVFEFGNSWAFVHIAAYGRGFVQASRSTWNQFEGQPGMPALADADITSSVCFLTGVTSGALCVALAGSWTFVTHKHYTATVSLMAFYVGYLMTRIGMALPQACVGCYYVCYAENPRSRLFEDSPIGERLNKMKEDGQDAVGVAPTPRFPHQHVSAA; encoded by the exons ATGGGCGCCGCCGACAACAACGCC GCGCCGCGGCAGGGGCAGCAGCCGGATGGGGCCCGAGGGCGGGCACCGGCGCCGGAGCAGAGGGAGGTGAAGGTGGTGGTCATGGACGAGCCGCCGCCGGCCGTGTCGAGGCTGCAGGCGCAGCGGCCCGTGGCGCCGCTGCAGGTGACCACgcaggcgccgccgccgcccatgtCGGTGGCCTCCGGCGGCGaggacccgccgccgcccgcggcgGCCTACCCGCCGCTCATGCAGCAGACCCCACCACAG CCACTGGCGTCGTTGAACTCCCGCGTGTACACCAACCAGATCACGCTGTGCCTCTTCCTGCTGcagctggcggcggcggggctcgccGTCGGCTTCTTCGTGTACCGGGCCGTCAAGGACATCGTGCAGGACCCGCGGTCCCGCAATGCGCGGCGCGAGCAGAGCCTGCTCCGCCAGTGGCTGCCGCCAGTTGAGGGCGCCGTGGCGCTCAGCATCGTGCTGGCCTTCGCGTGGCAGAAGGCGGTGCGCGCATGGCCGCGCGCCATGGTGACCGTCATCCTCTGGTCGGCCTTCGGCGTCACGCTCGCCGTCGGCTCCCTGCTCATGTGCTTCTCCATGCCGGCCACTGTGGGGCTCGGTGTGGCCCTGGTGGTCTTCTCCATCGGCACCGGGCTGTACGCGTGCTGGGTGACCCGCCGCGTCGGGTTCACGGCGCGGGTGTTCGAGAAGGCGGTGCAGCCCGTGGACAAGTTCCGCGGCCTCAATGGGCCGGCGTAcctcatggtggccgccgggttTGTGTGGATCTCCGTGTGGTGCGTGGCCGTCATCGGCGCCGTCAACTTCCGGTTCCCCGGCCTGACCATCCTGGCGCTGGTGGTGAGCCTGGCGTGGACCGCCGAGGTGATGCGCAACGTGGCGAACCTGACGGCCAGCCGGGTGATCGCGCTCTACTACCTCCGCGGCATGCAGTCCAGCGTGCAGTTCAGCTTCCAGCGCGCGCTGTCGTACAACCTCGGCAGCGCCTGCCTCGGCTCGCTCTTCGTGCCCACCATCGAGGCGCTCCGCATCCTCGCCCGCGGGCTCAACCTGCTGGAGGGCGAGGACGAGTTCATGTTCTCCTGCGCGCACTGCTGCCTCAACGTCATGAACGCCGTCTTCGAGTTCGGCAACAGCTGGGCATTCGTCCAT ATTGCGGCGTACGGCAGGGGGTTCGTGCAGGCGTCGCGGAGCACGTGGAACCAGTTCGAGGGGCAGCCGGGGATGCCGGCGCTGGCGGACGCGGACATCACGAGCTCGGTGTGCTTCCTGACCGGGGTGACCAGCGGCGCGCTGTGCGTGGCGCTGGCGGGCTCGTGGACGTTCGTGACGCACAAGCACTACACGGCCACAGTATCGCTCATGGCGTTCTACGTGGGGTACCTGATGACCCGGATcggcatggcgctgccgcaggcgtGCGTGGGCTGCTACTACGTGTGCTACGCCGAGAACCCCAGGTCCCGGCTCTTCGAGGACAGCCCCATAGGGGAGCGGCTGAACAAGATGAAGGAGGACGGGCAGGACGCCGTCGGGGTCGCGCCCACCCCGCGGTTCCCGCACCAGCACGTCAGCGCCGCCTGa